Part of the Antechinus flavipes isolate AdamAnt ecotype Samford, QLD, Australia chromosome 2, AdamAnt_v2, whole genome shotgun sequence genome is shown below.
AGTCGGTCCTGAGATTTGACTATTTTGCACTTCTATAAGGTACCTCGCTTGCGAAAGTCTGACGACTAGGCAAATGCAAACTCTGCAAACAAATTCTGACTGGCTGGCCTAAGACAGAGTTACAGACCTAGATCTGGGTCTCTATAACCTGGGGCTGCAAATGAGCAAAGTCAGGATCTACAGCTGGGGCTTTGACGGAGATGAGGTCGGGCACTGCCTTCTGATGTTTGTGCGGGACAGAGTCAATCCTGTCTGTCCACTACTGTGtctctgtatttttaaattatttttatttatttatttattgttattattttactgaAAGCCTGCAAGAGGCATTGCCTCGGATGAGGAGCAAGCCCTTGGACCTCATTCTGAGCTGTAGTTTTACCTAGTTTTTGGCATTGATCCTAATTCCAATGTGTTGAGCTATTTCCCTAGACATCTTTGCTTCAGGATTGCATCCAGAGTTTCCCCAAATTCTGGTGAAAGGCCTCTGCCTTATTCTTACAATCTCAAAATGGCCTCATATCTTGGAAAGAGAATTTAGCTTATTAAAATCAAAAGGGCTTAGCCAAGAACTTGACAATCTCATTTATATTGACAAGTCACATCTGTGCAGAATAACAAGACTTTCCATGACACACCATTCAGAAGGTGAGCTGTGaatcttctttttaaagaattagttGTGTTATTGTAACAGATTTTCTGTAAATatctaaattccttaaaaatttaaacatcttaaatgtttttttgaaAGACCATAGTTTCTAATGAGTGTAGTGAAGTATCTCTTTGAGACAAATAttaacatttcaaaattttttgatAGGTCATTCTTTCAGCATTTTCAATCATGTTATTCTATTACAGGTGATTTTCTGATTTAAAGTACAGTTACTAGATGTTTTGCTTAGGAAGTAAGATAGAACACATCAGAGCTCTCAATTTCTATTCTAAAGGATTTCTTCTTAATGTTGATCCCTATAAAAGAGAGGAATCTATAGCACCTCCATTCTCTATATGCAGAAGTCTACACACTGAACTACTGGATCTATGGACTTCAAACTACTTGAGGAATTATGAAATAGACATTTTGGATCACTaattttgtttgtctcagtttgctcatttgtaaaatgagctggagaaggaaatggtaaactatttcagtatctttgagGAGAAAACTCCAagtagggtcataaagagttggaaatgatgTAAACAAAAACATCAACAAATTTTTCATTAGCATATTATTTCAGTAACCATAGATCTACCCCTTTAAACTCAGGAaacaattgtttgttttttttttttacatgtccTCTTTTTGCTCCATGACACTTAATTAATCCAGTTGCAAATAAGAGAAGTATCTGTGACAATAGCAGCCTGAGAGGAAATTCTGGTGAATTCACTCACTCCCAACAGCGTAAAATTCAACTCATTTGTGGTTTGCCAGAGAATCCTGGAAAGTTGTCTGAAGCTGATAGAGACTTAAAGACCTGCCTAACTCTCAGAAGTGAGattgaatcacttttttttttgtgattccaAGATTACActacctccctctctcctcttcctcccctcttcttttccttttctctgaccTCATCCAAATAAGGGTCTATAATCcaacattaataaaaatagacATAGAGTTGGTTACAAATTTAGCAACAATATATGTGGAAAATAGCATTTGAAAAGAACCATTGTATTTAGTTTGTGAAAAATCAACCATTTTccctttaaagttattttcttttccactgaGAGAATTTGACTTCTCATTTAGTGTTCACATGTGAACCACTTACAACTCaataacttatatatatataataaacaataaagtTGAAAGAtgagtcaaaaataaaaatatatctaaatatttaaaaattctgtaagagttagtgagtttttttttataGTGAGTTTTTTCAAATAGATGATATTGTATTGAGGATAttatgactgaaaaagaaaatgaactactCTGTtaacaagaataagaaaaaacCTGGCAGTGTGAAATCTACAGTGGTCCTGCTAGTTacgaaaagaaaagaaaagtttccaTCGAGATGATAAATCCCATGAAGAACAACTTAAGGGGACAAGGTATCCGCAGTGATGAAATTAAGCATCCGTCATAGGATACATAAGGGTGCTCATCTCAACTCTATATTTGTTGAACATCTGCTACATTCTGTGCCAATAAAAAGGTTGGTATATCCTtcctaatttgaaaaataaatttcaatttacaTACAGCTTGGGGGAAAAATCAAGAGGTAGTTTGCAGTCATTGCAGAGGCCTCTAGACGTCGCTGTTCCCTAATAACTGAGAACAATGCCAGGAAAGAGCCTATCAACCCTCGCTTCTCCTAAATCACAATACACTAACATCAGACCAGCAAACCCTGGGACTGCAGGAAAAAACCATCACCCTCTGCTTTTCACATTTTCTGATGGATAATTATTCCCTTCGGCTCAAAGGAGGCAAGAATTGATTCAGACACTCGGGTGCAACCAGGACTAATTTGTATCAGTGAGATACTAATGGCTACTCTGCTGACGTTCCATGGATTCAGAGGGCAAATCCTGCTTTGCTCTGTCCTGGGTTTACTTTTGGAATCATGTGTCGCACAGATTCGTTACTCTGTGAccgaggagaaggagaaaggctCTTTTGTGGGCGACATCGCCACGGATCTGGAGCTTCAGCCTCAGGAGCTTTCAGAACGCGGAGCCCGAATCGTCTCCAGAGGTAAGACACAGCATTTTGTTCTGAATTCCAGAAATGGCAGCTTAATCATTGCAGATAGAATAGACAGAGAAGAGCTTTGTCCCGGGGccccaaaatgttttttaaatttcgaCATCCTTCTTGAGGATAAAGCGAATATTTTTGGAGTGGATGTGGAAATAATTGATATCAATGATAACAAACCTTACTTTCAGACTGAAGAAGTGGAAGTAAAAGTCAGTGAAATCGCAACGCCCGGAATGCGATTTCCTCTCCCAGAAGCATTCGATTCAGATACGGGTGTGAACTCAGTTCAGAGCTACCAGCTGAGCCCGGACCATCATTTCTCTCTGCATGTGCAAAGAGGAATAGACGGGGCCAAATACCCGGAACTCGTGTTAGAGCAAGCCCTGGACCGTGAGAAGCAGTCAATTCACCATCTCATTCTCAGGGCCTCCGACGGGGGAGATCCTATTCTCTCAGGCACCACAAGAATCCGAGTGACTGTCCTTGATTTCAATGACAACGCGCCAGTGTTTACTCAATCTGTATATAGTGTGAATGTTCCCGAGAGTGTACCTGTGAGAACTTTACTACTCACGGTGACTGCGACTGACCCAGACGAGGGAGTCAATGGGCAAGTGACATACTCtttcaggaaaataaatgaaagaacctCAAAGATCTTCCAAATGAACACTGTTACAGGCGAAATATCAACGATGAAAAATCTAGATTATGAAGAATCTGCCCTTTATGAGATGGAAGTACAAGCCGAAGACAATCCTGGGCTTCTGGGGAAAGCTAAAGTCCTGGTTTCAGTCTTAGATGTAAATGACAACACCCCCGAAGTGAGTATAACATCTCTCACGAAGTCAGTATCTGAAGACTCTCTCCCAGGGACTGTAATTGCCCTTTTAAATGTGCATGACCGGGACTCTGGGGAGAATGGACGTGTAAAGTGTTCTATACCCGAGAATCTGCCTTTTAAACTTATCAGATCTTATGGAAATTATCACAAATTGATAACAGTTGGAACCCTAGACAGAGAGAAGGTCTCCCAATACAATGTTACTGTGACAGCTACAGACTGGGGCACCCCTCCCCTTTCCATGGATGCTTCCATCTCCTTGATCGTGGTAGACACTAATGACAATCCTCCTACCTTCAGTCAGGCATCCTACTCTGTGTATATACGAGAAAACAATCCCAGAGGTGCCTCCATATATTCCATAATCGCCCAAGACCCAGACAGTGAAGAGAAtggtcaagtcacttactccATTGCAGAAGACATTCTCCAGGGAGCACCTCTCTCCTCCTACATCTCCATCAACTCCAACACTGGAGTCATCCATGCTCTATGTTCCTTCGACTATGAACAATTACATAATATTCAACTGCTTGTGATTGCCCAAGATGCCGGAGACCCACCTCTCAGTAGCAATGTGTCTTTGACTCTTTTCATTCTGGATCAGAATGACAACGCCCCCAAAATCCTATATCCCATATTTCCCACAGATGGCACTACCGGAGTGGAGTTGGCTCCTCGCTCTGCAGAGCCAGGATACTTGGTGACCAAAGTGGTGGCAGTCGATGGAGACACAGGCCAAAATTCCTGGCTGTCCTATCATCTACTCAAAGCCACAGAACCAGGCCTCTTTTCTGTGGGCTTACACACAGGAGAAATTAGAACTGCCCGAGTCTTTCTAAGCAAAGATAACTTCAAACAGAATCTGGTTGTATCAGTCACAGACAATGGAGAGCCTCCTCTCTCTGCCACTGTTAGTGTCACAGTGATTGTGGCTGACAGTATCCTCGAGGTCCTCTCAGATCTCAATCATTTGACTGCTCCTGAAGTCCCCAATGAATCCAGTCTCACTTTCTATCTGGTCCTGGCTGTGACTGCCGTGTCCTGCCTGTTTTTTGGCTTCATCATTGTCTTACTAGCGCTCAGGATATGCAGATGGAGGGCTTCAAAACTGCTGAGATGGGGCACTAACCATTTTGTTGGTGTCCCTGTCTCAGAATTTGTTGGAATTGATGGAGTCCGAGCTTTTCTTCAGACACATACTCAAGAGGTTACTCTCACTATGCACTCTCAGAAGAACCAATCACTCTTTCCCCAACATTCCTATGCAGACACTTTAATATGTCAGAAAATGTGTGAGAAAAACAGACCACTTTCAGCATCTCAGAATTTACTTGAAGGTAAAGAGGATTCTAATATTCTCCAGGTAAGATCCCTTCTACATTTACTATCTAACCTTATTTGCCATTTGTGAAACTAATAATTTCATTATTCTCTGTTGTAGTATTTCTCCCAACAGCACATGATCTATAAATCTTCATTAGAATAATTTGAGTAGATAAAAGTGTTTTTGTTAAACAGAATGGGAAAGTTTATTGTGATAAGGAACATAATTTGAAGACCATCCTTTCTCTGAAATTAGACCTGGGATCATAAGTGACTAAAACCATAGCTCAGCTGGAACAAAGATGAGATGATCAAGTCTTTTCACTGATCTTTGGCTGTGACTTCTGAAGGCTTGTATGACAGATTCACAAGCATGAAATGTTGGCTTGAAAGTCATGGTCTACATTTAGTTGAAGGAATGTTCTCAGTATAGCATCAATGGATGCTATGGAGAAAGTTTGAATTcaacttttccaaaattctacTCTTTTTACCCATTGACCTAGTAGTACTGATTTTTGTGGCTTCTGTGATTATaactaatattgtatttttcaTCTATCaagtttcaaatatttcaaaacattcaAAAAAGTAGTTTATCTATCAGTGCAAAACCcagcatatttattttttgtctctttgtaaaataatatctCTATTGACTCTTAGTTTTgctgaaaatcatttttatacatataactttatttaaattaataaaaaatgctttcttctcactaaaaaaaaaaaagaaaagccaaatatCTCCagtaaatagaaataatcaagcaaaataaattccttcaaTGCCAtgtctaaaaattataatttattctgCACCCCAACTCATCATCTCTCAGGAAGTGAAAAGAATCTAGAATCATGAtgggtcattgtgttgatcagatttcttaagtctttcaaagttgtcttcacaaaattattattgtttgaattgttcttctgcttctgcttacttcacaCTATATCAATTCATACTAGTCTTTCCAGGTATCTTTGAACaattatttatattacttttttgaTCACTATTTAATCtaactttctttttgtctttacacTTGAATAGAATCATTTTcaattcatcttcatttttagaGTCAGATTCCTAATGTTTTTGCAAGACTTTAGGtcaattttgtttcaaaaattttttaaatgttttgctcaGATGCTATAGCTTTCTTCTATCACTGTCACGAGTTTCTATTTCCCTTGACTAGTAAATACTATGTCCCTTGAATTGGTAAAGATTGGTAATTGTTACTCATTCAATTTCAGGATTCTCTTTTATGATCAGCAGCAGGAAAGGACAAGCCTGAAAAGGGAAATATTCATAAGAAGGCTTCTGACAAAGGAAAGCTGGTTTTTAAACATGCATTAAAGTATGCATCCATAATTTAGTGccaaacaattgaaaaaatattaatcacttatgggtaggctgagccaacataataaaaatgataattctacctaaattaatttccttattcaGTGCCAAagcaatcaaactatcaaaaaaatttttataaagttgGGGGGGAATAATAACAGAAAATTTATACATGAGGGCATATTAGGGAATTTGTTTAAATAAGTTATCTAGAAAATTCACCGCTCCAATTCTGAATCCATGTTAAATTATATCTAgttcaattgtttcattttacatatgatgaaaatgaaatggcTTTTAATAGTTATTTGAAACCATATTGtttatcttttcatctcttttaacACCAAACGTAATTATGAGCATCCCAATCTTAATAAGTGAATGAATCAGTGAATGGACAAATTATTTCTATTAGAACATAATTTATCTCCAGCTCTATGACCTCCCTTTGATTAATAAGTTCTCCCATACAGGAATGTAGCCTGTTTGTATCTTCTATAAAGTGTTTTAGCAGAAAAACTCACTTCAGCAAAATATTGGTTTTATGTAATGGAGAGGAGAATCATATACTCCAGAACTCTTAAGATTACAGTTGAGCTATAAAAAATTATTGACACTTCTGGAACCATCAGCTAACATTATATCTTTTTATAGCAAAATAtcttttctcaaaagaaatattgactgaatacatttttaaaaacttgtttttgGGACTTCTATCCCCCTGTAGATACAAAGACCTGGATGCCAATTACCTTTATCATAAGGCATTTCTATGGTTGCTTTTGTATACCTTCTCTTGATGTCTTGGGAAGCTGCAAATGCACAAAGTACTCCAACTTTGGACTTTTTCagatataaaattaataagtaGATTTTCTATTATATCACTAGGTAATATAGATGAAAGATTTTATTCAAGCCTCAATGATGTTTTTACattataatatttacaaattattcttACTTCCTGACAGGTTTCTTGTAGCAAAGTAAAACTAACAACACCTTAgcttcatctgaaaatatatgcaacattTCACATTTTAACATTCTTCACCTTCTTATTTTAACCtccacacacagagaaaaatctattttcttccccccccccccactccacatcccaaaggggaaaaaagaagtaaaaagaaatgtaaCAAATTACCGcaatggatgtgtgtgtgtgtgtgtgtgtgtgtgtgtgtgtgtttcattctGAAGCCCAAATTTATCATCTCTTTGTAACAGAGAGCATATTTCATCATCATATCTGTAGATAATAAAGAAGTTTATAGCTAAACAAGGAATAGAGAAgatcaagaagataaaatttaaaagtttttgcacaaacttaataaagcaaagatttaaaaagaagcaactaaaagggaaaaaaatctttgcattaaATATCTGTGATGAAgatcttatttccaaaatatctaagaaactgattcagatttataagaaaaagaaacactcttcaattgataaatgagctATAGATATGAACAACCAGTTTTCAAAGGGAGAAACCCAAGAAAtctatgaaaaatgctccaaaggacaatgaattagagaaaaaaatcaaagcaattctTATATTCCATCTCACACTCAttaaagtgggaaaaaatgataaaaataaaaatgataaatattgaaggggagagaaaatattcactacttttttttctttaataaactgCTAACAGAACAGCCAaaaagttacttttaaaaatgagatgcaCAGCTCTgaagagcatcagccctgaagtcaggaggacttgagttcaaatatggtctcaggcacttaacactgcctagctgtgtgacactgggcaagtcacttaccccaattgcctcagtaataataaataaataaataaaatgagatgtaTGAAATggcaaattaaaatgcaaaaaagcatgggaagataatgaaaaagcacaagaaaaagagaaaaatacatttttacttataccacattaaaaaaaaatcaaacaacagcaaaattaaGAGCATATGCTAAGAGTGATATTGAGTCTATTTTGCTAACAATAATGCATATAGATTTGTTTTTATCAATTGTTACCAGTACAACCTTAAGAACtttcttgagcctcagtttcctcatctgtaaaatgaaggaattggattgGATTGATTCTTTTGTCATACTATAAGTATGATGATCATAAGATCCCAAGAAAAGACAGCTTTTCTAGTGGCTACAGTGTCCACCTCACAATCAGACTTATGTTTAATTCTATGTCTGTCATGAGCTATGTGTCTctgagcagatcacttaacctctcagtgattCAGGCAACTCTTTAAAACTAATAGCTAACAAACTTTCCAGTAGAGAGAATTTTCTTATCAGGAGTTCCATTCAcaaatgatgaaatcaaagatctagACTCACATAAAAGAAGGGTTAGAATACACAAATTGTCACTTGTGGTCACTTTTTGTGTAGCTTTGCTTAATTggttggtttggggttttttttcccattttatagctttCAAAAATTCTATGATGAGTTttgttactaaaaaaaattaataaaagaaactaaGCACATATTTGAGGAGCCATAAATTATGACCCACTTAGGTGGAGAGTCTCAAAACCTTAATAAAGTCCTTACTCAGATTAAAAGTAGTAGAAGCAAAGGAACCAGAATTTTCATGAACAAATTACCAGAGTCCAATAAATATACAGGACAACATGGACAAAAGCCCTTGTTTTTAAGTTTACAATcgatagatttagaattaaaagagtCTTAGAAGCTACCTAGTCCAATCACCTCACTTTATAGCCTTTAAACTGAAGACCAAAAAACACTGTATACCTTGACTAAGGCCAAACAAGTAAGGAATGGGAGAACTACAATGATCCAACTCACATCTTCTAACTTCCCACCAGTAGGCTTACTAGTGTATCAGAAGTCTGCTCTCTTGGGAGTGCTTTCTAAATAATACTCttctagaaaggaaaaatgttGAATTCACTTGAAATTTTGTCAGATAACTGGATTTGGGGCCAAATAAATAAAACCTCACATACAAATtagataaatactttttaaatttttatcaacaTTTTTGAGAACTTCATAATTGTTGTAACTTGAAACAATGAAATTGTAATTTTGGTCCATCCATGATTC
Proteins encoded:
- the LOC127550033 gene encoding protocadherin gamma-A4-like, which gives rise to MATLLTFHGFRGQILLCSVLGLLLESCVAQIRYSVTEEKEKGSFVGDIATDLELQPQELSERGARIVSRGKTQHFVLNSRNGSLIIADRIDREELCPGAPKCFLNFDILLEDKANIFGVDVEIIDINDNKPYFQTEEVEVKVSEIATPGMRFPLPEAFDSDTGVNSVQSYQLSPDHHFSLHVQRGIDGAKYPELVLEQALDREKQSIHHLILRASDGGDPILSGTTRIRVTVLDFNDNAPVFTQSVYSVNVPESVPVRTLLLTVTATDPDEGVNGQVTYSFRKINERTSKIFQMNTVTGEISTMKNLDYEESALYEMEVQAEDNPGLLGKAKVLVSVLDVNDNTPEVSITSLTKSVSEDSLPGTVIALLNVHDRDSGENGRVKCSIPENLPFKLIRSYGNYHKLITVGTLDREKVSQYNVTVTATDWGTPPLSMDASISLIVVDTNDNPPTFSQASYSVYIRENNPRGASIYSIIAQDPDSEENGQVTYSIAEDILQGAPLSSYISINSNTGVIHALCSFDYEQLHNIQLLVIAQDAGDPPLSSNVSLTLFILDQNDNAPKILYPIFPTDGTTGVELAPRSAEPGYLVTKVVAVDGDTGQNSWLSYHLLKATEPGLFSVGLHTGEIRTARVFLSKDNFKQNLVVSVTDNGEPPLSATVSVTVIVADSILEVLSDLNHLTAPEVPNESSLTFYLVLAVTAVSCLFFGFIIVLLALRICRWRASKLLRWGTNHFVGVPVSEFVGIDGVRAFLQTHTQEVTLTMHSQKNQSLFPQHSYADTLICQKMCEKNRPLSASQNLLEGKEDSNILQDSLL